In a single window of the Phaeobacter sp. G2 genome:
- the pgi gene encoding glucose-6-phosphate isomerase: protein MSEIWSKLSEHRRQTSEMSITELFERDQNRFQSFSAQADGLLLDFSKTALDETGLNALVDLAEQAGLASKIEAMFRGDPINVTEGRAALHTALRSQNDTAVMVDGQDVMPEIQQTLQRMESFAGALRSGAYKTVTGAQFTDVVNIGIGGSDLGPVMATRALAPYHDGPRCHYVSNVDGADITDCLAGLDPQTTLIIIASKSFTTIETMTNAATAISWLRAALGDQASGHLAAVSTALDKTTEMGIPPERVFGFADWVGGRYSLWGPVGLPILIAVGRDNFRAMLSGAAAMDRHFQTADFRHNLPVLLGLVGIWHSNICGYNTRAILPYEQRLARLPAYLQQLDMESNGKSVTLEGSPVRRTTGPIVWGEPGTNGQHAFYQLLHQGTHVVPAEFLIAAEGHEAELSHQHDLLKANCLAQSEALMLGRSAQQARALAQSRGIPEGDLDRMTAHLTFPGNRPSITLAYPRLTPFALGQIIALYEHRVFTEGVIWGINSFDQWGVELGKELAVGLLPLIQGATDSSKDGSTLGLVAKLTASTPAT from the coding sequence ATGAGCGAAATTTGGTCGAAGCTGAGTGAGCACCGCAGACAAACTTCTGAGATGTCGATTACCGAACTTTTCGAAAGAGATCAAAACCGGTTTCAGAGCTTTTCTGCCCAAGCCGACGGATTGTTGCTGGATTTTTCCAAAACCGCCCTAGACGAAACCGGACTAAATGCGCTGGTTGATCTGGCGGAACAGGCTGGCTTGGCCAGCAAGATCGAAGCAATGTTTCGGGGCGATCCTATCAACGTCACGGAAGGCCGGGCTGCGTTGCACACAGCCCTGCGCAGCCAGAACGATACGGCTGTGATGGTCGATGGTCAGGATGTCATGCCGGAAATCCAGCAGACCCTGCAACGTATGGAAAGCTTTGCCGGGGCTCTGCGCAGCGGTGCCTATAAAACCGTAACCGGGGCGCAGTTCACGGATGTTGTGAATATTGGCATTGGTGGTTCAGATTTGGGCCCTGTCATGGCAACCCGCGCCCTTGCGCCCTATCACGATGGGCCGCGCTGCCACTATGTTTCCAATGTCGACGGCGCCGATATTACCGATTGCTTGGCTGGGCTGGATCCACAAACCACCTTGATTATCATCGCCTCAAAGTCTTTTACCACCATTGAGACCATGACCAATGCGGCAACCGCGATCTCTTGGTTGCGCGCCGCTCTTGGCGATCAGGCCAGTGGGCATTTGGCGGCGGTGTCTACGGCTTTGGACAAGACCACTGAAATGGGCATTCCCCCGGAACGGGTCTTTGGCTTTGCCGATTGGGTTGGCGGGCGCTACTCGCTTTGGGGGCCTGTGGGCCTGCCTATTCTGATTGCGGTTGGGCGTGATAATTTCCGCGCCATGCTCAGTGGTGCGGCGGCGATGGACCGGCATTTCCAAACTGCGGATTTTCGCCACAACCTGCCGGTTCTGCTGGGGTTGGTTGGCATCTGGCACAGCAATATCTGCGGCTATAATACGCGCGCAATCCTGCCTTACGAGCAACGCTTGGCGCGCCTGCCGGCCTATCTTCAGCAGCTGGATATGGAAAGCAACGGCAAATCTGTGACGCTGGAGGGCAGCCCGGTGCGCCGCACCACGGGTCCGATTGTCTGGGGGGAGCCTGGGACCAATGGTCAGCATGCCTTTTATCAACTGCTCCACCAGGGCACCCATGTGGTTCCCGCCGAGTTCCTGATTGCGGCAGAGGGGCATGAAGCCGAGCTTTCGCATCAGCATGATCTGCTCAAGGCAAATTGCCTGGCCCAATCCGAGGCCTTGATGCTGGGGCGCTCTGCGCAACAGGCCCGCGCCTTGGCCCAAAGCCGCGGCATCCCTGAGGGTGATCTGGATCGCATGACAGCGCATTTGACCTTCCCGGGCAACCGTCCGTCGATCACCCTTGCCTATCCCCGTCTAACCCCCTTTGCACTGGGCCAGATCATTGCCCTGTATGAACACCGTGTCTTTACCGAGGGGGTCATCTGGGGGATCAATTCCTTTGACCAATGGGGGGTTGAACTCGGCAAAGAGCTCGCCGTTGGTCTGCTGCCACTTATTCAAGGCGCCACGGACAGCAGCAAGGATGGCTCTACCCTTGGGTTGGTGGCAAAACTGACAGCCTCCACCCCCGCAACCTGA